The window CAAAATATAGCTGGATTGTTCCTTGAAAGCCAATCCCAACTTCATAAAGCACTTATGACAACATATCAAGGTAAAGAGAGATGAAACTTGCAAATGATAGGCATGTATAATTTTTAGTAACATAAAACGAAGACCATCATCATGCACTAATCAGATAGTAACTATACAATGATGTGCTGACCTGTTCGCACTTTCCCAGAAGCTCTTTGTCACCAGTGTAACCCTGAGCAGTTGTTTCAGTAAACAATCATTTaatacatttttaaaaaaaattgcacaGATATCAACTGAGATAGAGGAGACTGAAAGGAGTAGAGGAGCAGAGAAGAACGGGAAATCAAAGTCAACAGGAAGAAAAGCTTCAGACTGGTAAACTTCACCTTAAGAAGATCCATCTCATCTTTTGTAGGACAAAACTTTATAAGATTCTCCACCTGATCTGCATCTAAAATAGACTCATCCATTGCCAGTGCAGCTGCCTATGGGCCATAACAGAACAATTGTCATTGCATAACAAAATAGAACATCGTGAGGACAAAGCAAGAATATTAATCAATCAGCTTGTCCTCAATCTCAACCAGTTGATTACGCTATATGAATCCTCGTTATACATTCTACTTTATTCGGGCTCGTTACAGAATAAACCTTTTATTCGTTAAAAGTTTCTCTTTAAATACAAATTAATCATTGGTTCTCTAAATCTCGCACTTATCTCTACATTGAGATTACCTACGGATAAGCAAGAATATTCAGGAGAAAGGGAATCACCTAGGTCTACCAAGTCTAGTCCAGCATGTACAACCACGAAGGAAAgaaagtttctttttttttctccttttctccgTTAACCATGACTTCAGGTTTTACACATTTCTGGTACACCTTGACAAAGAAGGAGAGACTGTAGCCTAATTTGCCATATTGTATATCAAAAGAccaaaaaagtaaaaagaaaaagtagAAAGATGAAGGAGATCTAATAGAAGAAAGGAAAGTCCTATGAGGTCTCAACATGTTGCATGGGACCACAATGAGAAGACTAATTAACAACAACGTAATTTCTCCATTAACATATCAACCACATTTTTTTGTGTCTGAGGATTTCAACAGCCTGACaaattcttcttttctctttctattGAACAAAGGTAAGTTGGGCTAATACCCATCTATCTCATTTGTTCGCCCTACTTCCTAGGTATTGTTGTATTCTTTTCAAGCTTAAACATTGTTTGAGTGTAATGTGCATAGGAAAGAAAAGGTAGGAGGAAAACCAAATGAAGTTTCTTTTGTACCATGACTTGATAGGGATGGTTGGTTCGCATTTATCAGTTTTTCTTCCCTGTTTAAGCCCAAAGTAGTCTGAGTATTGTGAGCCATGCTTACAAGAGCAAGTAGCTTTCCTTGGTCCCTACTTTTCTTTTTTCGCTAGATTACAACACATATATTTAGGCCCTAGAATTTTTACGATGTGATCTGGAAGAAATGTTTAAACTAGTAGGATAACGGAAGAAAGCAAATAATCATCAAAGTCAGGTCACTGACTAGAGATCGGTATTTTCTTATACTATTAGTCGTGAGCAGTGTTATGCGTGATTTCTAGGTGAGCTGAAAGAAAGGAAATTCAGAACATCTGATGTTATAGACTCACTATCCTAAACACAGATATAGAATCCCACTATCCTATTCAGTTATCTTTCGTGACTTAACCCACATATACTCGAAAGCAGctcctctctctctccctctgtgCAATCAGATCAGGATGTTATTTTGTCTGTAAAAGTAAAGGAGGCAGCCTTCAAAAAAGAAAaccaaagaaaatagaaaataatgAAGAAAAGCACTAAACTAACCATCATGTCTGGAAGTGGCATTTTCACCTTTGTGAGCATAATCTCAGTATTATTCGCCCTCCTTAGGTCAACCTACCAAAGAAATACAGGAGAAAATTAGGAAAAGAAGAACTCATGCGAGCAgttagaaaacaaagaaaaatagttCCTCAAATTAACCAATGTTAAATTCTCATAGAAAGCAACAGTAATTAATCATCCAAGAGGGATCtggggaaagaaaagaaagaaataaacatGAAAGAACCACGAGAGACTACAAGAATAAAGTATCAAATCAATAGCATTATTTATTTCTTAGATTCTTTGCAGACAGTTCCTAGAAGAAAGGTATTGAGTCATATTTGATTACCAGATGAACCTTGTCCGGTTTAGATTCAGCAGACTTCTTCCGTCCTCCAGATTTACCCGAACTACTTGACTTGGGGGTGGCAGAGAAAAGAACCTCAATTTCTGACACATCAAATTCTGGTGCACTTGATTTGGAGTAAAATTATCAATACTTCATTTTAGTTGAATATAAGCACTGTCAAACTAAAAAATCATGGAACATACGTTTGAGGCTCTCCATGTCTCTGTAGTTCCTCCCATAGGCTTCCCTGTAGTGCCCTGGTTACCTTGCTCCAGTGCAATGGCTTTAAATTAGATCTTGTCCGTGAAAGTATTGGAGCTCTCCCAGCTCCTCTGCCGGCTGCCCCAGGTCCTTTAGCGCCAAATAGTGGTGGTGGGGGAGGTCCACTACCTGGAGGTCTTGGAGCTCCAGGTGGGGGAGGTGGACCAGGTCCTCTACCTCCAGGAGGTGGTGGGGGAGGTGGTCCAGGTGCTCTACCGCCCGGAGGTGGTGGAGGAGGTGGTGCTCCATGTATTGGAGGAGGTGGTGGACCGCCAccaggaggaggaggaggtggtggagggcCGCATTGGgggggaggaggaggaggtggagggccgcCACCAGGGGGAGGCGGAGGAACTGGAGGGCCACCACCCGGGGGAGGTGGAGGAGCGGGCCGACTGCAACTGGGAGGAGGTGGAGGAGCTGGAGGGCCATCACCGGGGAGAGGTGGAGGAGTTGGAAGCCCAACTATTGAAGGAGGTAGAAGTGAAGCTCCAGGTActagaggaggaggaggtgggtCTGCGGACAATGGAGGAGATGGTAAAGGCGATACATGCAAAGGAGGTGGTAGAGGTGGGGGTCGGGGTGGTTCTCCAAAGAAAGAAGCTGGGGAGGAAGGAGGATGGGGACAAAAAATTGAAGGTGGAGGTGGTGCAGGTGGAATACCATATGAGAGGGGTGGGGGAGGTGGAGGAGGAGTCGGGGATGGAGTATTTCTTGGAGGTGGAGGCAGAATTGGCGTCGGAGCCTTCGTTGAAGGAGGTGGCAGTAAAGGAGGTGGAGGAGGAGTTGAAGTCGGAGTATTTCTTGAAGGAAGTGAAGGTGGGGGAGGTGGAGGTGGAGGAGGTATATTTTGTGAAGGAGTTGAGGTTAGTGGAAGTGGAGCACTCTGCAAAGGTTGTGGAGATAGTGAAGGAGGTGGCAGTGGTGGTGGGGAAGGTGAAGCTGAAACACCAAGTGAAGGAGGTGGCTGGGGTGGTGGAGGAGGAGGCAGTGGTGGTGGTGGAGCACTTGTTGTTAGCAAAGAAGTAACTCTAGGCACAATTGGAAATGGTGGAGGTGGTGGAGGAGGTGGAGGGGCACCGTGCTTTGCAGGTatagggggagggggagggggaggaggTGGCTGCAGCGGAATGGACAGCCCAAAGCTAGCCAACTTTGGTGTAATAGGAGCATATAGAGGTGGAGGTGGAGCACTCTGCAAAGGTTGCGGAGATGGTGAAGGAGGTGACAGTGGTGGTGGGGAAGGTGAAGCCGAAACACCAAGTGAAGGAGGTGGCTGgggtggaggaggaggaggtggaggaggtGGAGGGGCACCGTGCTTTGCAGGTatagggggagggggagggggaggaggTGGCTGCAGAATGGACAGCCCAAAGCTAGCCAACTTTGGTGTAATAGGCGCATATAGAGGTGGAGGTTGAGGTGGAGAAAGAGGTCGCAATGGACTTGATGCTGCCAAGGAGTTAGTTGCACAAGCCACATCTGGCAAAGGAGTTGGTGACAATTCCCTACCACCTCTCAGTAAAATAGATGATGCGGGTGGTAAAGTTAGGGGAGGAGGGGGAGGAGTAGGAGAAGAGCTACCCATATGAGTCATTCTCAAGCCATTTGAGGATGGAGGTGGAGGTGGAAGTGGAGGCGGAGGCGGAGGCGGGGTTGGCGGTGATAAGGATATGACATTATGACTATGAGAGCTACCCATGTGAGTCATTCTCAAGCCATTTGATGAtggaggtggaggtggaggtgatggtgatggtggaggtggaggtgatGATACAGATTTGACATTATGACTAAGTGACATGAATGGAACTGGCAGAGGTGGgggtggaggtgggggagggaaGGATAGGTGAGTCAAAGAATCCGTTGTAATATGGCTTTCCGGCGAAGACACGGGTAGCATTGCAGAATCTGGTAGGTTATTACTTGCTTCCTGAATAGGAGGCAATTCAAGTGATGAAGTGCTTGGATATCGAAATGAAGGCAGTGAAGAAGGTAGGGGACTTTGAGGGGATTCCTGAAGGTCATATGCCTGGCTTTCAACTGATTCTGATGAAGAGGTCATTGCAACAGGTGCCTCCTTGACTGTTGACATATCTAATGATGCTGGACATGAAGAAGAGCGCTTCTTTGGAACACGACCTGCTCCAGCTGGAATTTTAGCTTCTGAAAAAGCTCGAGGAGATGACGATTTTGATTTTAACCCAGATTGAGAATCCTTGGCAACAGCAAGCACAGGCGGAGCACTCTTATACCTTGATGGTGGATATGCCACATGCATTGAATTAGTGTAAGAACCTTTATTAGAAGGGATCCACCGAGACACTGCATTTGGCTTTGCTAGCCGCAACAGAGTGCCCTGAGATTCTTTTTGTTTAGACTTATCTTTAGGTCCAATCCCATCAGCAGCAAGTTTGGAGTTGGATACAAGCTGTTTCTTCAGAGAGGAAAGTGCCTTTTCATTCTTTCCTTTACTGATATCAGCAGTCAATTTCTGTTGTGAACCCTGCCTCTCCTGTCTAAAGGTGCCTTCTATATCTTGCTTATTCTCCACTTCTTCTGATATGACACTAGCCCCATGTGTTCCTGCTTTTGAGTCCTTGTCGCTAGAAACATCAGAAATCACAGCCTTGGAGTTTATCAAGTCGTCATTATGCGCTAAACCATTTGTTTTTGATGCTTGTTGAGTAGAATCCGTATTTCCTTCTTGTTTGCGATTAACATCAATAAATGCACTATCTTGAAAAGCATGATGCTCCAACTCCTCTTTCCATATTTCAGTGCTATCGTCATCCTGCATATTGTCCTGAACTGAATGGGCATCAGATTCCCCTCTTCCATCCGGTCCATCAAGAACATTACTGAATATCTCTTCCACCTCAAAGAACTCCTCTGGTGAATCACCTTCAGTCTCGTTATCATCTTCATCTGGCGCTTCTACGGTGATAATAGATGGAACAGCATCAGCATCCGAAAAAAGTACCTGGTACAGAAATAAGCATTCTTCAACTCCTATAGTTCCCTGTTAAAGGATAGTGAAAAAAAGAGCCAAGTTCAGAGAAATAGATACCAAACCTCTGCTTTGAACTCCCTAGAAAATTGGTCTTTTGCATCCCATGGGACATCAACTTCATCACGAGTTAACATTAAAACATTTGAGCGAATAAATGCCGTATGAAACATAACTCTGAATATCATTTCTTCCCTAACTAGGTCATCTTCCAAATGGATGCACTCAAGAACAACATCTCCTTGGACACGACAGTGGATATCTATTTTCACCAGCGCACACTCTTCCTGGAGAGGGGAAGTTAGCAGAACACACTTCAGATTTCAGCTAATTAAATGTAAGTCTCAAATGTTTAAAGCTTAGCATTACCTGTCGATAGAGGCGACCATGTTGTTTTGTCTTTGAAGTTGAAAAGAGGAGTTTAGAACTCCTATTGGACGTTGTTGAAGCAGGGTCCTGACCATAGACACGAACCACCAGTCGGCAGCCCTTCCCACCATCAAATAGAGGAAGGACCCTGAGTATGATACAATCTAAAGCGAAAGGTATATCTGATGGCAGCCAATCTAAGCCAATAGTTCTTCTGGTGATATAGTGGAGATATCTAAGCTGAGACGGCTGTGGATTCAGAGGTGATAAAACATAAAGAAGTTCCCTAGGAGCTTGCCTGTATACCATGTCAAGAGTCTTCTGCTCACCAGTGTACTGTTCTCTGTACAAAAGAAGGCCAGCAAGCATGAAAGCAAGTACGGGCCACCCTCCCCTCTCACAGTGCATTAACAGCACATTTTGTTGGCCCTCGAGTGAAAGCCAGCTCTCACTGGATCTCAAGAAGTGCTTTATCATCTCCAGTGGCAATACAGGACACCCCTCATATCGCCGAGGATAATCCATGACTGTCATATCATACTGCGTTAATATATCTGATATTTGGCTCCTCTGATCTCcttctttgaagttaaaaaccATGAAAGAAGCATCTGGATAATGGTCCTGTAGCTGTGCTACAATCCCTCCCATGTATGTCTTGTACTCATATTCGTCCAATGCGTCCGTTGAGAAGCAACAATCAAACACTGCAAAGTGTGAATTAAAAGGAAAAGCAGAGAAGCATCAATAGTTAGTGTTGAagacaaaataaagtaaataaaagtgtGATTTCTCTAAAAGTGAGATGGTCAGACACTTCAATATGGTGTCAGAGCAGGCAGAGGTACTGGGTTCAGGTCTCACAGCCACCCATTATCAAAAAGAATTTTCATGTGTCATGAAAAAGAATCAGGCCCGCATGTGAGTGGCATTGTTGAAGacaacataaaataaataaaaaaatgtgtTCTCTTTAACAGCTTAAGCTTTCAGATGAAATTGTCACACACTTAAATAGTATAAAACTAACCACAGAAGTTATTGTCTAAATTATATCCACCTTCAAGATGATGAAGATAGTAAGCCTTAAGGATATCATTTAAAATTGTAACATAGTATCTTGAGTAAGTTCACCTTCCAAACCACAGAGCTCAATAGTTAGGCAAACCACCAAAATGATTGAGCGTCTAATTTTCACTATTCTTTTTAGAACAACTTGAATATGTTCCCAGCACTATTTATTTTTCAGCTCATTTACTTCAAAGCAATTTGTGATATTCGCATAATGTCTAAGGTGTAGTTCCAAATGTAGCTAGCTTTCAACCAAAAGTTATTAGAGAAAAGTTTTTCAATTTTTGCAAAAAACTGAAGAAACTAAGCCAAAAGTGTTTTCCAGAAGGCTCAAAAACTGAAATGTAGGTCATCTAACACATTTTCAGAGGGCTGAAAAAATACAGAGAAACGCAAAAAAAAGCATAATTTGGGAAGAGAAACATACCATAGACCCGTTCAGAGATCTCTAGAAGCCGATCCGGCGGCTTCCTATAGAAAAATCGTCTGAACAGCGCCATCTAATGGCGCTGTATCTCTATCAATTGCATCCAAAACCCCTTGGGAATGTTTGATCCCTAAAATGTTTCAATGGATCCTCAACAAATTTGCAACTATGACATTTACAATTAATAAAGAAAACCCAAATGGGTCGGTGATCAATGTAAAATTGGAGCTGGGCTTTTGTTAAAATTAAGAGCAGCTCAGTTGCAATTGAAATGGATAATGTGGACCAGAATTATTATGAAGAAAAAACAAGATTTAGAGTAGGAAAGTGACagtaaaataaaaagggaaaataatcaaggggaaaaatatgaaaaatttagGTTTTAGAATAATATGATGAAAATAAGATGCAATGATGATCATTGCCATTGATGAAACTGGGAAGGTGGTAGACAAACAGGAACCGGATTCGGAACCTGACCCGAAACCTGTTACGGTCGTTGTTCGTTAGATTTGACAAACTAATGGCTATGTACACGTGGCATATGTCCACATCCCAAAGCTGACACAAAGAGAATTTGACAGAAGGAGATCTGTTTTCCTGTTCCAGACAAAAGACCAACATCTTTTACAAAAGTCATAATCGAACCTTAGTTTAGTTTTGTCCTATTTGGGGTCAGTTCCCTTTAGTTTTTggtcttctttaattttttggatagaaaaaatagaattgagaagaaaaaaatattaatgtctcttcatttttaaaatttcaactcACCGCATCCTTCATGAGAAaggaggggactatctgtatacggtcgaaatagatttcggccttcctacgttcgatcgagttcaagTGTTAAAAAGTCggaatgagattttgggagtgagctccgaagtcagtactaacgagcctcgagtccgaaggTCGCTCGAGGAGTCGGCTCAGTAACCTTATCGAGCCTGTGACCGAACCGATCCGCAAGgcactgcttcgaggtcggaaagGCGCGACATccatctcgaaggtcgaactcgagccaagaccgaagggcccgacccagtaacgagttcgagccagtatcgagctcacagacaagagccgttgcaaccgcaccaagagagagaatcttggcgggaatcgaggaagagacaagtcatcatgggcctttcactatatgctttattttattactttttgtaatgaccctctactataaaagggggaatatatggcaagaaagaaaaacacactgTAACCAAAAatcacttctcatattgaaagatgtCACTTTGTGCTTGTTTTATTTTAATCTTATTCATTCTTGTTGCTCACTATTtgcattctcatagtcaagaatacacaTATCTCTATTTCTCTACACGATTTATATCGAATTGTATCGCACAttcttagaaccatacacaaatctaacattatccgattttttcggtaaacagtttggcgcccaccgtggggctaaaggtAACAGTGATCGTTTGATATAAATCTAAAGTGCACGCCAGCTTGCAACTTCAAATCAgtaatggctttacctatcgaccacgaagccggccttcaagatgaaaccaacaacttggcacccggggGCGGAAGGCCACTTAACGATGGcaccgaggctcgaatcgaagtacccgaaattcgagccgaagtaccattggatttcaattcacaaatagctttggaggcgaatcagcgttccgaatcggaaagaagcattcagggcggtactcgatccgtagcccgagacacccatAACGCGGGAAAAATCGGGgccagcttacgtatgatcttcgagatacTACAAGCCCAataagtagcgatagctcagttacagagccaaactcgcgtacaaagcaggccggattccaatccacttcgagaaatcacccccagaacggagcccgccatagtgaaatcaaacgagcaagaatcggggaccgctcccggaattactaaattgctcgaggaactcacaaaatgagtcgaagccaacgacaagatagtggaaacatacaatgccagggtcgatcaaatttcgggggctccaccaatgataaaagggcttgattcgaaaaaattcatacaaaagccttttccctcgagtgcggcaccgaaaccaatccccaaaaaattttgtatgcccgaaattcccaaatataacggtacgaccgatcctaacgaacatgtcacctcttacacatgtgccatcaaaggtaatgatttggaggacgatgagatcgaatccgtgttgttgaaaaggttcggggagaccctctcgaagggagcgatgatctggtatcacaatttaccaccaaattccatcgattcttttgccatgttagcagattcgttcgtaaaggcacatgctggtgccataaaggttgcaacaaggaaatcagacctcttcaaagtaaagcaaaggggtaatgaaat is drawn from Nicotiana tabacum cultivar K326 chromosome 22, ASM71507v2, whole genome shotgun sequence and contains these coding sequences:
- the LOC142176705 gene encoding formin-like protein 20 isoform X2; this encodes MALFRRFFYRKPPDRLLEISERVYVFDCCFSTDALDEYEYKTYMGGIVAQLQDHYPDASFMVFNFKEGDQRSQISDILTQYDMTVMDYPRRYEGCPVLPLEMIKHFLRSSESWLSLEGQQNVLLMHCERGGWPVLAFMLAGLLLYREQYTGEQKTLDMVYRQAPRELLYVLSPLNPQPSQLRYLHYITRRTIGLDWLPSDIPFALDCIILRVLPLFDGGKGCRLVVRVYGQDPASTTSNRSSKLLFSTSKTKQHGRLYRQEECALVKIDIHCRVQGDVVLECIHLEDDLVREEMIFRVMFHTAFIRSNVLMLTRDEVDVPWDAKDQFSREFKAEVLFSDADAVPSIITVEAPDEDDNETEGDSPEEFFEVEEIFSNVLDGPDGRGESDAHSVQDNMQDDDSTEIWKEELEHHAFQDSAFIDVNRKQEGNTDSTQQASKTNGLAHNDDLINSKAVISDVSSDKDSKAGTHGASVISEEVENKQDIEGTFRQERQGSQQKLTADISKGKNEKALSSLKKQLVSNSKLAADGIGPKDKSKQKESQGTLLRLAKPNAVSRWIPSNKGSYTNSMHVAYPPSRYKSAPPVLAVAKDSQSGLKSKSSSPRAFSEAKIPAGAGRVPKKRSSSCPASLDMSTVKEAPVAMTSSSESVESQAYDLQESPQSPLPSSLPSFRYPSTSSLELPPIQEASNNLPDSAMLPVSSPESHITTDSLTHLSFPPPPPPPPLPVPFMSLSHNVKSVSSPPPPPSPSPPPPPPSSNGLRMTHMGSSHSHNVISLSPPTPPPPPPPLPPPPPSSNGLRMTHMGSSSPTPPPPPLTLPPASSILLRGGRELSPTPLPDVACATNSLAASSPLRPLSPPQPPPLYAPITPKLASFGLSILQPPPPPPPPPIPAKHGAPPPPPPPPPPPQPPPSLGVSASPSPPPLSPPSPSPQPLQSAPPPPLYAPITPKLASFGLSIPLQPPPPPPPPPIPAKHGAPPPPPPPPPFPIVPRVTSLLTTSAPPPPLPPPPPPQPPPSLGVSASPSPPPLPPPSLSPQPLQSAPLPLTSTPSQNIPPPPPPPPPSLPSRNTPTSTPPPPPLLPPPSTKAPTPILPPPPRNTPSPTPPPPPPPLSYGIPPAPPPPSIFCPHPPSSPASFFGEPPRPPPLPPPLHVSPLPSPPLSADPPPPPLVPGASLLPPSIVGLPTPPPLPGDGPPAPPPPPSCSRPAPPPPPGGGPPVPPPPPGGGPPPPPPPPQCGPPPPPPPPGGGPPPPPIHGAPPPPPPPGGRAPGPPPPPPPGGRGPGPPPPPGAPRPPGSGPPPPPLFGAKGPGAAGRGAGRAPILSRTRSNLKPLHWSKVTRALQGSLWEELQRHGEPQTAPEFDVSEIEVLFSATPKSSSSGKSGGRKKSAESKPDKVHLVDLRRANNTEIMLTKVKMPLPDMMAAALAMDESILDADQVENLIKFCPTKDEMDLLKGYTGDKELLGKCEQFFLELMKVPRVESKLRVFLFKIQFKSQVTDFKKSLTTVNSACEEVRNSFKLKEIMKKILFLGNTLNQGTARGSAIGFKLDSLLKLTDTRATNNKMTLMHYLCKVLASKSPALLDFHEDLVSVEAASKIQLKSLAEEMQAIIKGLEKVKKELEASENDGPVSEIFCKTLKEFIGASEAEVGSLRELYSVAGRNADALTLYFNEDPAKCPFEQVTATLLNFVRLFRKAHEENLKQAELDKKKLQKEAETENAEGSSLTKKGEK
- the LOC142176705 gene encoding formin-like protein 20 isoform X1: MALFRRFFYRKPPDRLLEISERVYVFDCCFSTDALDEYEYKTYMGGIVAQLQDHYPDASFMVFNFKEGDQRSQISDILTQYDMTVMDYPRRYEGCPVLPLEMIKHFLRSSESWLSLEGQQNVLLMHCERGGWPVLAFMLAGLLLYREQYTGEQKTLDMVYRQAPRELLYVLSPLNPQPSQLRYLHYITRRTIGLDWLPSDIPFALDCIILRVLPLFDGGKGCRLVVRVYGQDPASTTSNRSSKLLFSTSKTKQHGRLYRQEECALVKIDIHCRVQGDVVLECIHLEDDLVREEMIFRVMFHTAFIRSNVLMLTRDEVDVPWDAKDQFSREFKAEVLFSDADAVPSIITVEAPDEDDNETEGDSPEEFFEVEEIFSNVLDGPDGRGESDAHSVQDNMQDDDSTEIWKEELEHHAFQDSAFIDVNRKQEGNTDSTQQASKTNGLAHNDDLINSKAVISDVSSDKDSKAGTHGASVISEEVENKQDIEGTFRQERQGSQQKLTADISKGKNEKALSSLKKQLVSNSKLAADGIGPKDKSKQKESQGTLLRLAKPNAVSRWIPSNKGSYTNSMHVAYPPSRYKSAPPVLAVAKDSQSGLKSKSSSPRAFSEAKIPAGAGRVPKKRSSSCPASLDMSTVKEAPVAMTSSSESVESQAYDLQESPQSPLPSSLPSFRYPSTSSLELPPIQEASNNLPDSAMLPVSSPESHITTDSLTHLSFPPPPPPPPLPVPFMSLSHNVKSVSSPPPPPSPSPPPPPPSSNGLRMTHMGSSHSHNVISLSPPTPPPPPPPLPPPPPSSNGLRMTHMGSSSPTPPPPPLTLPPASSILLRGGRELSPTPLPDVACATNSLAASSPLRPLSPPQPPPLYAPITPKLASFGLSILQPPPPPPPPPIPAKHGAPPPPPPPPPPPQPPPSLGVSASPSPPPLSPPSPSPQPLQSAPPPPLYAPITPKLASFGLSIPLQPPPPPPPPPIPAKHGAPPPPPPPPPFPIVPRVTSLLTTSAPPPPLPPPPPPQPPPSLGVSASPSPPPLPPPSLSPQPLQSAPLPLTSTPSQNIPPPPPPPPPSLPSRNTPTSTPPPPPLLPPPSTKAPTPILPPPPRNTPSPTPPPPPPPLSYGIPPAPPPPSIFCPHPPSSPASFFGEPPRPPPLPPPLHVSPLPSPPLSADPPPPPLVPGASLLPPSIVGLPTPPPLPGDGPPAPPPPPSCSRPAPPPPPGGGPPVPPPPPGGGPPPPPPPPQCGPPPPPPPPGGGPPPPPIHGAPPPPPPPGGRAPGPPPPPPPGGRGPGPPPPPGAPRPPGSGPPPPPLFGAKGPGAAGRGAGRAPILSRTRSNLKPLHWSKVTRALQGSLWEELQRHGEPQTAPEFDVSEIEVLFSATPKSSSSGKSGGRKKSAESKPDKVHLVDLRRANNTEIMLTKVKMPLPDMMAAALAMDESILDADQVENLIKFCPTKDEMDLLKGYTGDKELLGKCEQFFLELMKVPRVESKLRVFLFKIQFKSQVTDFKKSLTTVNSACEEQVRNSFKLKEIMKKILFLGNTLNQGTARGSAIGFKLDSLLKLTDTRATNNKMTLMHYLCKVLASKSPALLDFHEDLVSVEAASKIQLKSLAEEMQAIIKGLEKVKKELEASENDGPVSEIFCKTLKEFIGASEAEVGSLRELYSVAGRNADALTLYFNEDPAKCPFEQVTATLLNFVRLFRKAHEENLKQAELDKKKLQKEAETENAEGSSLTKKGEK